A genomic window from Salvelinus namaycush isolate Seneca chromosome 5, SaNama_1.0, whole genome shotgun sequence includes:
- the LOC120047335 gene encoding extensin-like, translating into MVNSLQHAPQPAARLPPPHSLPPPHSLQHSLPPPHALPPPTACLPPTACSTPASPPQPAARLPPPHSLPPPHSLPPTHSLPPTHSLQHACLPPQPAARLPPPHSLPPPHSLPPPTACLPPTALQHAAASPPLPAARLPPTHHAYACSTPALPPHSLQHACLPPTALPPPHSLQHACLPPTACLPPTACRTPASPHSPASPTQPAYPPTACLPPTACLPPTACSMPASPPQPASHPQPAACLPPPHSLPPPHSLPPPPQPASHPQPASTHSLHYACLPPTACSTLPPPHSHQHACLPPTACSTSASPPTACLPPTASSTPAPPYSQQHASLPPACSTPASPPQPASPPQPAARLPPPHTLPPPHSLPPTHSAFLPPTACLPPQACSTPASPHSLPPTHTCSTPASHSLQHACLPPSLPPPTACSTPASPPHSLQTPASPPQPAARLPPPTACLPPRPAATLPPPHSLHTPASPPQPASPHSLPPPTASPPPTACSTPASPHSLPPPHSLPPPHSLPARQPSPTACSTPASPHSLPPPHSLPPPHTCSTPASPPQLQHACLPPTACSTPASPPQPAARLPPPHGLQHTCLPPQPAARLPPPTACLPPLACLPPTACLPPTACTPLPPPPQPASPDSLPPPPAACFPPTACLPPQPASPHSLPPPHSLQHACLPPTACSTPASPPRPAAHLPPPHSLQHACLPPTPAAHLPPPHSLQHACLPPTACLPPTACLPPTACLPPTACSTPASPPQPASPRQPASPPQPASPHSCLPPTACLPHSLQHACLPPQPAARLPPPHSLPPPHTCLPPTACPSCVSLWYLCESNPGCVSLCISSNPSCVSLCISGISVSQPYCVSLCISSNPSCVSLCISEVNLR; encoded by the exons TAAACAGCCTGCAGCACGCCCCACAGCCTGCAGCACGCCTGCCTCCCCCCCACAGCCTGCCTCCCCCTCACAGCCTGCAGCACAGCCTGCCTCCCCCCCACGCCCTGCCTCCCCCCACAGCCTGCCTCCCACCCACAGCCTGCAGCACGCCTGCCTCCCCCCCACAGCCTGCAGCACGCCTGCCTCCCCCCCACAGCCTGCCTCCCCCCCACAGCCTGCCTCCCACCCACAGCCTGCCTCCCACCCACAGCCTGCAGCACGCCTGCCTCCCCCCCCAGCCTGCAGCACGCCTGCCTCCCCCCCACAGCCTGCCTCCCCCCCACAGCCTGCCTCCCCCCACAGCCTGCCTCCCCCCCACAGCCCTGCAGCACGCCGCTGCCTCCCCCCCACTGCCTGCAGCACGCCTGCCTCCCACCCACCACGCCTACGCCTGCAGCACGCCTGCCCTCCCCCCCCACAGCCTGCAGCACGCCTGCCTCCCCCCCACAGCCCTGCCTCCTCCCCACAGCCTGCAGCATGCCTGCCTCCCCCCCACAGCCTGCCTCCCCCCCACAGCCTGCAGAACGCCTGCCTCCCCCCACAGCCCTGCCTCCCCCACCCAGCCTGCCTACCCCCCCACAGCCTGCCTCCCCCCCACAGCCTGCCTCCCACCCACAGCCTGCAGCATGCCTGCCTCCCCCCCACAGCCTGCCTCCCACCCACAGCCTGCAGCATGCCTGCCTCCCCCCCACAGCCTGCCTCCCCCCCACAGCCTGCCTCCCCCCCCACAGCCTGCCTCCCACCCACAGCCTGCCTCCACCCACAGCCTGCATTACGCCTGCCTCCCCCCCACAGCCTGCAGCACCCTGCCTCCCCCCCACAGCCATCAGCACGCCTGCCTCCCCCCCACAGCCTGCAGCACGAGTGCCTCCCCCCCAACAGCCTGCCTCCCCCCCACAGCCAGCAGCACGCCTGCCCCCCCCTACAGCCAGCAGCACGCCTCCCTCCCCCCAGCCTGCAGCACGCCTGCCTCCCCCCCACAGCCTGCCTCCCCCCCACAGCCTGCAGCACGCCTGCCTCCCCCCCACACCCTGCCTCCCCCCCACAGCCTGCCTCCCACCCACAGCGCCTTCCTCCCCCCCACAGCCTGCCTCCCCCCCCAAGCCTGCAGCACGCCTGCCTCCCCCCACAGCCTGCCTCCCACCCACACATGCAGCACGCCTGCCTCCCACAGCCTGCAGCACGCCTGCCTCCCCCCCAGCCTGCCTCCCCCCACAGCCTGCAGCACGCCTGCCTCCCCCCCCCACAGCCTGCAGACGCCTGCCTCCCCCCCACAGCCTGCAGCACGCCTGCCTCCCCCCACAGCCTGCCTCCCCCCACGGCCTGCAGCAACACTGCCTCCCCCCCACAGCCTGCACACGCCTGCCTCCCCCCCACAGCCTGCCTCCCCCCACAGCCTGCCTCCCCCCACAGCCTCGCCTCCCCCCACAGCCTGCAGCACGCCTGCCTCCCCCCACAGCCTGCCTCCCCCCCACAGCCTGCCTCCCCCCCACAGCCTGCCAGCACGCCAGCCCTCCCCCACAGCCTGCAGCACGCCTGCCTCCCCCCACAGCCTGCCTCCCCCCCACAGCCTGCCTCCCCCCCACACCTGCAGCACGCCTGCCTCCCCCCCACAGCTGCAGCACGCCTGCCTCCCCCCCACGGCCTGCAGCACACCTGCCTCCCCCCCACAGCCTGCAGCACGCCTGCCTCCCCCCCACGGCCTGCAGCACACCTGCCTCCCCCCACAGCCTGCAGCACGCCTCCCCCCCCCCACAGCCTGCCTCCCCCCCTTAGCCTGCCTCCCCCCCACAGCCTGCCTCCCACCCACAGCCTGCACGCCGCTGCCTCCCCCCCCACAGCCTGCCTCCCCCGACAGCCTGCCTCCCCCCCCCGCAGCCTGCTTCCCCCCCACAGCCTGCCTCCCACCACAGCCTGCCTCCCCCCACAGCCTGCCTCCCCCCCACAGCCTGCAGCACGCCTGCCTCCCCCCCACAGCCTGCAGCACGCCTGCCTCCCCCCCACGGCCTGCAGCACACCTGCCTCCCCCCCACAGCCTGCAGCACGCCTGCCTCCCCCCCACGCCTGCAGCACACCTGCCTCCCCCCCACAGCCTGCAGCACGCCTGCCTCCCCCCCACAGCCTGCCTCCCACCCACAGCCTGCCTCCCCCCCACAGCCTGCCTCCCACCCACAGCCTGCAGCACGCCTGCCTCCCCCCCACAGCCTGCCTCCCCCCGACAGCCTGCCTCCCCCCCACAGCCTGCCTCCCCCCACAGCTGCCTCCCACCTACAGCCTGCCTCCCCCACAGCCTGCAGCACGCCTGCCTCCCCCCACAGCCTGCAGCACGCCTGCCTCCCCCCCACAGCCTGCCTCCCCCCCACACCTGCCTCCCCCCCACAGCCTGCCCTAGCTGTGTATCTCTGTGGTATCTCTGTGAGTCTAACCCTGgctgtgtatctctgtgtatctct TCCAACCCTagctgtgtatctctgtgtatctctggtATCTCTGTGAGTCAACCCTACTGcgtatctctgtgtatctct TCTAACCCTAGCTGCGTATCTCTGTGTATCTCA GAAGTGAATCTGAGATGA